From a single Solenopsis invicta isolate M01_SB chromosome 4, UNIL_Sinv_3.0, whole genome shotgun sequence genomic region:
- the LOC105201443 gene encoding DNA replication licensing factor Mcm6 produces the protein MDAAGPQAVLARVRDEIGVKCQKLFQDFLERFKEYDVVKYLEPAKELISPERCTLEVSFEDTEAYNQMLATTIVEEYYRVYPFLCQAVSNFVKDVGNLTKDKECYVSFTKVHIRHKLRELNTSLLGTLIWISGQVVRTHPVHPELVFGTFICMDCNAYIRNVEQQFKFTNPTICSNPVCSNRRRFLLDVDNSVFVDFQKVRIQETQAELPRGSIPRSVEVILRSEIVETVQAGDRYDFIGTLIVVPDVGVLSLPSAKAEIGPRSRNNDQREGVSGLKALGVRELTYKMAFLACSVANSNPRFGGTGDGMEEISQEAMKRRMTEAQWNNIYEMSRDKNLYKNIVSSLFPAIHGNDEIKKGITLMFFGGVAKTTEEGTSLRGDINVCIVGDPSTAKSQFLKCVTDLSPRAVYTSGKASSAAGLTAAVVRDEESSDFVIEAGALMLADHGICCIDEFDKMDPKDQVAIHEAMEQQTISITKAGVRATLNARTSILAAANPIGGRYDRRKSLQQNVQLTAPIMSRFDLFFVVLDECNEIVDNAIAKRIVDLHCDNLNDIEVIYQQEDIINYINFAKQFKPILSQEAAELLVENYTALRQRTGSGSGKWRVTVRQLESMIRLSEALAKIECMDEVTVKHVKEAKRLLQKSIITVEQPDVDLEEGMNDANVGMDIDEPPPLMAAFAGGNDDAPPSSPANETSREPPKKKLTMSFEEYKNLSNMLVLYMRGEESRTESEDDAKGGIRKSELIAWYLDQIQDQLDSEEELLDRKNFIEKIIDRLTYHDQIIIPLTTTSLKSRDKEGEEEEDPLLVVHPNYVMDI, from the exons atggaTGCTGCAGGCCCACAAGCTGTTCTAGCACGTGTACGAGATGAGATCGGGGTCAagtgtcaaaaattatttcaagatttcTTGGAGAG ATTCAAGGAATACGATGTTGTTAAATACCTGGAACCAGCTAAAGAACTCATCAGTCCAGAACGCTGTACACTGGAAGTATCTTTTGAAGATACAGAAGCATATAATCAAATGCTTGCTACAACTATAGTTGAAGAATACTACAG AGTATATCCATTTTTATGTCAAGCAGTAAGCAACTTTGTTAAAGATGTGGGAAACTTAACAAAAGATAAGGAATGTTATGTCAGTTTTACCAAAGTGCATATTAGGCATAAATTAAGAGAGTTAAATACATCGCTGTTGGGTACTTTGATTTGGATATCTGGCCAGGTTGTTCGAACCCATCCTGTTCATCCAGAGTTAGTTTTTGGCACATTTATTTGTATGGACTGTAATGCATATATTAGAAATGTGGAGCAGCAATTTAAg TTTACGAATCCAACAATCTGTTCTAATCCAGTATGTAGCAACAGACGTCGTTTTCTATTAGATGTGGATAATTCAGTGTTTGTTGACTTCCAAAAAGTGAGGATTCAAGAAACACAAGCTGAACTTCCTCGAGGCTCTATACCTCGCTCTGTTGAAGTCATTCTGAGATCTGAGATAGTTGAAACGGTGCAAGCTGGTGACAG gtACGATTTTATAGGAACTCTTATAGTAGTGCCAGATGTAGGAGTATTATCTTTACCAAGTGCCAAAGCAGAAATTGGACCAAGAAGCAGGAATAATGATCAGAGGGAAGGCGTATCAGGCCTTAAGGCGCTTGGTGTTAGGGAACTGACGTATAAAATGGCATTTCTTGCCTGCAGTGTTGCCAATTCAAACCCAAGG TTTGGAGGTACAGGAGATGGAATGGAAGAAATTTCACAAGAAGCGATGAAGAGACGAATGACAGAAGCACAGTGGAATAACATCTATGAGATGAGTCGTGATAAAAATCTGTACAAGAACATAGTTTCCAGCCTGTTTCCCGCTATACACGGCAACGACGAAATTAAAAAGGGGATTACGCTGATGTTCTTTGGCGGTGTAGCGAAAACTACAGAGGAGGGCACGTCGCTGAGAGGAGATATCAATGTCTGCATCGTCGGCGATCCCAGCACTGCAAAATCACAATTCCTCAAATGTGTAACTGATCTTTCGCCCAGAGCAGTTTACACATCTGGAAAGGCATCGAGCGCGGCTGGTTTGACGGCCGCAGTTGTACGAGACGAAGAATCCTCGGACTTTGTCATAGAAGCTGGAGCACTGATGCTCGCCGATCATGGTATCTGCTGCATCGATGAATTCGATAAGATGGATCCAAAGGATCAGGTCGCGATTCACGAAGCCATGGAACAGCAGACAATTTCGATAACTAAg GCTGGTGTAAGAGCAACTTTAAATGCTCGAACTTCTATACTAGCGGCAGCAAATCCCATCGGCGGACGATACGATAGGAGAAAGTCATTACAGCAAAATGTACAATTAACCGCACCTATTATGTCGAGATTTGATTTGTTCTTTGTAGTGCTGGACGAGTGCAACGAAATCGTTGATAACGCGATTGCCAAGAGAATCGTAGATTTACATTGCGATAATTTGAATGATATTGAAGTGATATACCAGCAAGaagacattattaattatatcaattttgcTAAACAGTTTAAACCCATTTTAAGTCag GAAGCCGCTGAGCTTTTAGTCGAAAATTACACAGCTCTTAGACAAAGAACGGGCAGTGGAAGTGGCAAATGGAGAGTCACCGTGAGGCAGTTGGAAAGCATGATTAGATTGTCAGAAGCATTAGCGAAAATAGAATGCATGGACGAAGTGACAGTGAAACACGTCAAAGAAGCTAAACGATTGTTACAGAAGAGTATAATTACGGTAGAGCAGCCTGATGTAGATCTTGAGGAAGGCATGAATGATGCAAATGTGGGAATGGACATTGATGAGCCACCACCGCTCATGGCAGCATTTGCAGGAGGCAATGATGATGCACCGCCTTCATCAC CGGCTAACGAAACATCGCGCGAACcgccaaagaaaaaattaactatGTCTTTTGAGGAATATAAGAATCTTTCAAATATGTTAGTTCTTTATATGAGAGGCGAGGAAAGTCGTACTGAGAGtgaag atGACGCTAAGGGTGGCATACGGAAATCTGAATTAATTGCGTGGTATCTTGATCAAATACAAGATCAACTAGATTCAGAAGAAGAATTACTAGAccggaaaaattttattgaaaaaattattgatagaCTTACGTACCat GATCAAATTATAATACCTTTAACAACGACCAGCTTGAAAAGCAGAGATAAAGAAGGCGAAGAAGAGGAGGATCCTTTACTCGTTGTTCATCCCAATTATGTTATGGATATATAG
- the LOC105201481 gene encoding uncharacterized protein LOC105201481, giving the protein MAVAKKIGIVYLVTRVYLTSAIMVTKESLESTSAPRLWHSYLPVTSSPFPKHSNHQYDDHRAISNAALEKLTSSRDSQTEHPTGLQSASTSNNRRQKLQTGSQRFPTEIQDGVLLLAKVPNASPPPSTTTTTARTTTLSRPRDTREYHHHAPQQFAYQNAEVHDEYLTHELDDDKLPYRGKVGTATYYHRRPQDITAAIKALDRFLSHTLNDDGYNSKVHPPPNPVLALVLSRYGRYVPGPRNPRVYAYLAANNIHNHQPFGKYKYEFDEEPIYTTRR; this is encoded by the exons ATGGCCGTCGCCAAGAAAATCGGTATTGTCTATCTG GTGACACGCGTCTACCTGACGAGTGCCATAATGGTGACCAAGGAATCCTTGGAGTCGACGAGCGCACCGCGTTTGTGGCATAGTTATTTGCCCGTTACGAGCTCTCCATTTCCGAAACATTCAAACCATCAATACGATGATCATCGCGCGATTAGCAACGCGGCTCTGGAAAAACTGACGTCTTCTAGAGATTCACAGACAGAGCATCCAACGGGACTTCAATCCGCGTCGACCTCCAATAATCGTAGGCAGAAATTGCAAACAGGCTCTCAGAG GTTCCCTACGGAAATTCAGGACGGTGTTTTGCTTTTGGCAAAAGTGCCGAACGCATCTCCACCACcatcaacgacgacgacgacggcgaggaCGACAACGTTGTCGAGACCTCGAGATACTCGGGAATATCATCATCACGCACCTCAACAGTTCGCGTACCAGAATGCCGAAGTACACGACGAATACCTCACGCACGAGCTGGATGACGATAAATTGCCGTATCGTGGAAAAGTTGGGACAGCGACGTATTACCATCGAAGGCCTCAAGACATAACGGCTGCTATCAAGGCCCTCGATCGCTTTCTGAGCCATACTCTAAACGACGATGGCTACAATAGCAAGGTACATCCGCCGCCCAATCCCGTTCTAGCCCTCGTCTTGTCCCGATACGGACGTTACGTGCCCGGACCGCGAAACCCTCGGGTATACGCGTATTTGGCGGCGAACAATATCCACAACCATCAACCCTTTGGCAAGTACAAATACGAATTCGACGAGGAGCCGATTTACACGACGAGAAGATAA